From one Solanum stenotomum isolate F172 chromosome 12, ASM1918654v1, whole genome shotgun sequence genomic stretch:
- the LOC125848608 gene encoding O-fucosyltransferase 8 isoform X1, whose product MGKQGSSPRGRRVENQDLDISFGVKEHEFRSLDLQHGGDPPIGRRLSGGEYNWDKVVLTKGMKNDSAKFTPCKGVYVGKRQMWWLHRHIRSIVFTLLLMGFLYLLDSLLFSIFDPAMLQSNFSLQGSSKTEVEMVPRAAKEGPVKLYERLLNLAASSLAEREFKQESSKLWEEPYPQASSWKPCADKTSPHVVRAGKPRNITGYILISANGGLNQQRVAVCNAVAVASLLNATLVIPKFLYSNVWKDPSQFGDIYQEDYFMDMLKDEVNIIKELPPNLKLLDVEAAGSLITDADLSKEATPDEYIKKILPLLLRNRVVHFLGYGNRLGFDPLPYELQRLRCKCNFHALKFVPEIQQIGSLLVRRIRRYDFARSTLDKQLLGNLIPHVPLRHYHAAEGPSKYLALHLRFEIDMVAYSMCEFGGGETERSELQSYREVHFPLLLERLKKSKPLSQQELRKTGKCPLTPEEAGLVLAGLGFKHGTYIYLAGSGIYGGQSRMQALTTLYPNLVTKEDLLTPSELAPFRNFSSQLAALDFIACATSDVFAMTDSGSQLSSLVSGFRTYYGGGHAPTLRPSKKRLSAILSRNKTIGWHSFEGKIRKMIDEGQRVQVRGLGRSIYRHPRCKECMCRH is encoded by the exons ATGGGGAAACAAGGGTCTTCTCCTAGAGGCCGTCGAGTGGAGAACCAGGATTTAGATATATCATTTGGGGTAAAAGAACATGAATTTCGAAGTTTAGATTTGCAACATGGAGGTGATCCTCCTATAGGAAGAAGGTTATCAGGGGGAGAATACAATTGGGACAAAGTTGTTTTGACCAAAGGGATGAAAAATGACTCTGCGAAGTTCACTCCTTGTAAAGGAGTTTATGTTGGAAAGAGGCAAATGTGGTGGCTGCATAGACATATTAGGTCTATTGTTTTCACATTGTTGTTAATGGGCTTTCTTTACCTTTTGGATTCTCTTCTGTTCTCGATTTTTGACCCCGCGATGCTTCAGAGTAATTTTTCTTTACAAGGCTCGAGTAAGACCGAG GTTGAAATGGTACCGAGGGCAGCAAAAGAAGGTCCGGTGAAGCTGTATGAAAGGCTACTAAATCTGGCTGCTTCTTCTCTTGCAGAG AGGGAGTTCAAGCAAGAGTCATCAAAGTTATGGGAGGAGCCATATCCTCAGGCATCATCTTGGAAACCTTGTGCAGATAAAACTAGTCCACATG TTGTCAGGGCAGGGAAACCTAGAAACATCACTGGTTATATATTGATCAGTGCAAATGGAGGACTAAATCAACAAAGAGTTGCT GTCTGCAATGCTGTTGCTGTAGCATCTCTCCTAAATGCCACTTTGGTCATTCCCAAGTTTCTTTATAGCAATGTCTGGAAGGATCCTAG CCAGTTTGGGGATATATATCAAGAGGACTATTTCATGGATATGTTGAAGGATGAAGTTAATATTATAAAGGAGCTCCCTCCTAATTTGAAACTATTAGATGTGGAAGCAGCTGGAAGTCTT ATAACTGATGCAGATCTTTCAAAGGAAGCTACACCTGATGAATACATCAAGAAAATACTACCCCTCCTCTTACGCAATCGAGTTGTTCACTTTCTAGGATATGGAAATAGACTCGGCTTTGACCCGTTGCCTTATGAACTTCAG AGACTAAGGTGCAAGTGCAACTTCCATGCCTTGAAATTTGTGCCAGAGATCCAACAAATAGGTTCTTTACTGGTTAGGCGAATTCGGAGGTATGATTTTGCTAGGAGCACATTGGATAAGCAACTTCTTGGAAACTTAATCCCTCATGTTCCCTTGAGACACTATCATGCAGCAGAAGGCCCTTCCAAGTACCTTGCTTTGCATTTAAGGTTTGAGATTGATATGGTGGCATACTCTATGTGTGAGTTTGGTGGCGGAGAAACTGAGAGAAGTGAACTACAATCTTATCGAGAAGTCCATTTTCCTTTACTTCTTGAGCGTCTGAAGAAATCAAA GCCTCTTTCTCAACAGGAGCTAAGAAAGACGGGCAAATGTCCATTGACACCAGAAGAAGCAGGACTAGTTCTCGCTGGCCTCGGTTTCAAACATGGAACATACATCTATCTTGCTGGTTCTGGCATATATGGAGGTCAATCAAGGATGCAAGCTTTAACTACCCTCTATCCCAACCTAGTGACCAAGGAAGATCTTCTCACACCAAGTGAACTAGCTCCATTTAGAAACTTTTCTTCTCAA CTTGCAGCATTAGATTTCATCGCGTGTGCAACATCTGATGTATTTGCCATGACAGACTCAGGAAGTCAGCTATCATCCCTCGTGTCGGGGTTCAGAACATATTATGGTGGTGGTCATGCTCCCACATTGAGGCCTAGCAAGAAGAGGCTTTCTGCAATTTTGTCAAGAAATAAGACCATTGGATGGCACAGTTTCGAGGGGAAGATAAGAAAGATGATTGATGAAGGTCAGAGAGTGCAGGTAAGAGGTTTGGGTCGTAGCATTTATCGACACCCCAGATGCAAAGAGTGCATGTGCAGGCATTAG
- the LOC125848608 gene encoding O-fucosyltransferase 8 isoform X2 encodes MGKQGSSPRGRRVENQDLDISFGVKEHEFRSLDLQHGGDPPIGRRLSGGEYNWDKVVLTKGMKNDSAKFTPCKGVYVGKRQMWWLHRHIRSIVFTLLLMGFLYLLDSLLFSIFDPAMLQSNFSLQGSSKTEVEMVPRAAKEGPVKLYERLLNLAASSLAEREFKQESSKLWEEPYPQASSWKPCADKTSPHGKPRNITGYILISANGGLNQQRVAVCNAVAVASLLNATLVIPKFLYSNVWKDPSQFGDIYQEDYFMDMLKDEVNIIKELPPNLKLLDVEAAGSLITDADLSKEATPDEYIKKILPLLLRNRVVHFLGYGNRLGFDPLPYELQRLRCKCNFHALKFVPEIQQIGSLLVRRIRRYDFARSTLDKQLLGNLIPHVPLRHYHAAEGPSKYLALHLRFEIDMVAYSMCEFGGGETERSELQSYREVHFPLLLERLKKSKPLSQQELRKTGKCPLTPEEAGLVLAGLGFKHGTYIYLAGSGIYGGQSRMQALTTLYPNLVTKEDLLTPSELAPFRNFSSQLAALDFIACATSDVFAMTDSGSQLSSLVSGFRTYYGGGHAPTLRPSKKRLSAILSRNKTIGWHSFEGKIRKMIDEGQRVQVRGLGRSIYRHPRCKECMCRH; translated from the exons ATGGGGAAACAAGGGTCTTCTCCTAGAGGCCGTCGAGTGGAGAACCAGGATTTAGATATATCATTTGGGGTAAAAGAACATGAATTTCGAAGTTTAGATTTGCAACATGGAGGTGATCCTCCTATAGGAAGAAGGTTATCAGGGGGAGAATACAATTGGGACAAAGTTGTTTTGACCAAAGGGATGAAAAATGACTCTGCGAAGTTCACTCCTTGTAAAGGAGTTTATGTTGGAAAGAGGCAAATGTGGTGGCTGCATAGACATATTAGGTCTATTGTTTTCACATTGTTGTTAATGGGCTTTCTTTACCTTTTGGATTCTCTTCTGTTCTCGATTTTTGACCCCGCGATGCTTCAGAGTAATTTTTCTTTACAAGGCTCGAGTAAGACCGAG GTTGAAATGGTACCGAGGGCAGCAAAAGAAGGTCCGGTGAAGCTGTATGAAAGGCTACTAAATCTGGCTGCTTCTTCTCTTGCAGAG AGGGAGTTCAAGCAAGAGTCATCAAAGTTATGGGAGGAGCCATATCCTCAGGCATCATCTTGGAAACCTTGTGCAGATAAAACTAGTCCACATG GGAAACCTAGAAACATCACTGGTTATATATTGATCAGTGCAAATGGAGGACTAAATCAACAAAGAGTTGCT GTCTGCAATGCTGTTGCTGTAGCATCTCTCCTAAATGCCACTTTGGTCATTCCCAAGTTTCTTTATAGCAATGTCTGGAAGGATCCTAG CCAGTTTGGGGATATATATCAAGAGGACTATTTCATGGATATGTTGAAGGATGAAGTTAATATTATAAAGGAGCTCCCTCCTAATTTGAAACTATTAGATGTGGAAGCAGCTGGAAGTCTT ATAACTGATGCAGATCTTTCAAAGGAAGCTACACCTGATGAATACATCAAGAAAATACTACCCCTCCTCTTACGCAATCGAGTTGTTCACTTTCTAGGATATGGAAATAGACTCGGCTTTGACCCGTTGCCTTATGAACTTCAG AGACTAAGGTGCAAGTGCAACTTCCATGCCTTGAAATTTGTGCCAGAGATCCAACAAATAGGTTCTTTACTGGTTAGGCGAATTCGGAGGTATGATTTTGCTAGGAGCACATTGGATAAGCAACTTCTTGGAAACTTAATCCCTCATGTTCCCTTGAGACACTATCATGCAGCAGAAGGCCCTTCCAAGTACCTTGCTTTGCATTTAAGGTTTGAGATTGATATGGTGGCATACTCTATGTGTGAGTTTGGTGGCGGAGAAACTGAGAGAAGTGAACTACAATCTTATCGAGAAGTCCATTTTCCTTTACTTCTTGAGCGTCTGAAGAAATCAAA GCCTCTTTCTCAACAGGAGCTAAGAAAGACGGGCAAATGTCCATTGACACCAGAAGAAGCAGGACTAGTTCTCGCTGGCCTCGGTTTCAAACATGGAACATACATCTATCTTGCTGGTTCTGGCATATATGGAGGTCAATCAAGGATGCAAGCTTTAACTACCCTCTATCCCAACCTAGTGACCAAGGAAGATCTTCTCACACCAAGTGAACTAGCTCCATTTAGAAACTTTTCTTCTCAA CTTGCAGCATTAGATTTCATCGCGTGTGCAACATCTGATGTATTTGCCATGACAGACTCAGGAAGTCAGCTATCATCCCTCGTGTCGGGGTTCAGAACATATTATGGTGGTGGTCATGCTCCCACATTGAGGCCTAGCAAGAAGAGGCTTTCTGCAATTTTGTCAAGAAATAAGACCATTGGATGGCACAGTTTCGAGGGGAAGATAAGAAAGATGATTGATGAAGGTCAGAGAGTGCAGGTAAGAGGTTTGGGTCGTAGCATTTATCGACACCCCAGATGCAAAGAGTGCATGTGCAGGCATTAG
- the LOC125847368 gene encoding probable LRR receptor-like serine/threonine-protein kinase At3g47570, producing MSGSIPAEIGNLKVAIRIDLSHNQFSNGIPREIGDMQNLIHLSLAQNKLQGSIPDSIGSIPSLEFLDLSNNNLSGSIPMSLEKLQYLNYFNVSFNSLQGEIPFSGPFKNLSSQSFMFNKALCGAPRFRVPPCPTSSNHRSKKKKLLLIVFPLLGAAVIIVFVTLAFMWMRYRREGNVPVEADLLATMERISYYEIIQATNDFSESNFIGSGSFGSVYKGILRDGTTIAVKVFDLQAEGAFKSFEIECEVLRNLRHRNLTKVISSCSNLDFKALVLEYMPNGSLEKWLYSHNYFLDILQRLSIMIDVARALEYLHHGCSTPVIHCDLKPSNVLLDENMVAHVSDFGTSKLLCEDDSDLHTKTLATFGYIAPEYGREGLVSLKCDVYSYGIMLMETFTRRRPNDEIFDGDLSLKKWVSDSLPEATIKVVDANLLKPEDKKFMDKVDCVASIMKVALNCSAESPEERINMKDVVGMLQKIKIQLLSCSTTTAEVNLKTDEAALLALKSYVTSDTYNILTSNWTSTTSVCNWIGVTCGSHHQRIITLDISNMGLIGTIPPHLGNLSFLVSLDISSNGFQGILPRELANLHRLELINVTSNKFTGDIPSWFSLLPELQHLHLAFNSFTGIIPPDICNASKLESLVLGFDQLQGEIPNEIGNLQKLTWLSLGSNQLTGSVPLSLYNISSLQQLVLTKNSLSGNLPVDICLNLPELMVLALSDNEFDGQIPLGIDKCSKLQILSLSFNKFSGLIPKQIGNLNVLSILYLGRNDLKGEIPEEIGNLRNLEILDAQNCSLSGPLPSSISNLTSLQSLNLYGNNLSGTLPRYICLNMPDLRAFNLGNNFFSGNIPKEFGNCSSLSDLFLRENNLTGELPREIGNLFNLGRLDLHYNFLTGPIPSTIFNMSNIRGISFLGNFFTGSLPSDIGLGLPNLEELYLGYNNLTGAIPNSLSNASNIFRLGIGYNDFSGPFPRSFGNLRRLEYLNVNGNHFTREPSSPGLTVFDSLTNCRHLRKLWIGYNPLNGNLPASVGNLSSSLDYIYADNSEIRGYIPSEIGNLSGLSFLLLQGNYLSGFIPRTIGNLKNLQALNLYDNKMISGPIPEELCNLKKLGFLSLGNNELCCSIPVCLGNITSLRYIYLGSNKLTFSIPPSLWNLNDLLHLDVSSNSLKSSLPPEIGNLKVATLLNISKNQISGSIPSTIEGMQNMAELSFAENRLEGPIPESMGNMVALESLDLSHNKLSGGIPKSLVALSHLNYLNVSNNRLSGEIPIGGPFVNFSYDSFLSNEALCGAARLQIPACRSNSPSRKRKKKVLLFVLILLVASSVIMLSVMLTIFLVIRSRKRKTNIATHQADASPATVHGRVSYHDLQQATNRFGTSNLLGSGSYGSVYKATFGSTIVAIKVFNLQTEGAFKSFDTECEVLRNLRHRNLTKVINSCSSIDFKALVLEYMPKGSLDDWLHSETCSLDIMKRVDIMIDVGSALDYLHQGYFVPVVHCDLKPSNVLLDEDMVAHVSDFGLAKLLGVGESIVQTKTLATIGYIAPEFGLEGLVSTRCDIYSYGVMLMETFTRKKPTDGMFAENLSLRERIRQSWPRGMDEIIDPELMIPGEKNKTGKVQCLSPIMELALRCTADLLEERMNIKHVLAQLKNIRTMLENVINH from the exons ATGAGTGGTTCTATACCTGCAGAAATTGGAAATCTAAAGGTTGCAATTCGTATAGATCTTTCGCATAATCAATTTTCAAATGGTATTCCAAGAGAAATTGGAGACATGCAAAATCTGATACATCTTTCTTTGGCAcaaaacaagctacaaggatcTATTCCTGACTCAATTGGTAGCATACCGAGTTTGGAATTTCTAGACCTCTCGAATAACAATCTATCTGGATCAATTCCGATGTCCTTAGAGAAGCTTCAGTATCTCAACTATTTCAATGTTTCCTTTAACAGCTTGCAGGGTGAAATTCCCTTTAGTGGTCCTTTCAAGAACCTTTCCAGCCAGTCATTCATGTTCAATAAAGCATTGTGTGGTGCTCCAAGATTTCGTGTCCCTCCGTGCCCCACTTCTTCAAACCATAgatcaaagaagaagaagttacttCTGATAGTCTTTCCTCTACTGGGAGCTGCTGTGATAATTGTTTTTGTAACATTGGCATTTATGTGGATGAGGTACAGAAGAGAAGGAAATGTTCCAGTTGAAGCTGATTTGTTAGCTACAATGGAAAGAATTTCATACTATGAAATCATACAAGCCACTAATGATTTTAGTGAGAGTAATTTCATTGGTTCGGGGAGTTTTGGTTCTGTTTACAAAGGAATTCTCAGAGATGGGACTACCATTGCAGTTAAAGTGTTTGACCTACAAGCTGAAGGTGCATTCAAGAGTTTTGAAATAGAATGTGAAGTTCTTCGCAACCTTCGCCATAGGAATCTCACCAAAGTCATTAGCAGTTGCTCCAACCTTGATTTCAAGGCTTTAGTGCTCGAGTACATGCCTAATGGGAGCCTTGAAAAGTGGTTGTATTCGCACAACTACTTCTTAGACATCCTGCAAAGACTAAGTATAATGATCGATGTGGCACGTGCATTGGAATATCTCCATCATGGTTGCTCAACACCTGTGATTCATTGTGATCTGAAGCCTAGCAACGTTTTGCTAGATGAAAACATGGTAGCTCATGTAAGTGACTTTGGCACTTCTAAACTACTCTGTGAAGATGACAGTGATTTACACACTAAAACCTTAGCAACATTTGGCTACATTGCACCAG AGTATGGAAGGGAAGGATTGGTGTCGCTAAAATGTGATGTTTATAGTTATGGGATCATGCTAATGGAAACATTTACGAGGAGAAGGCCTAATGATGAAATATTTGATGGAGATCTTAGTTTAAAGAAATGGGTAAGTGATTCACTCCCCGAGGCAACAATCAAAGTTGTAGATGCAAATTTGCTAAAGCCAGAAGATAAGAAATTCATGGACAAGGTAGATTGTGTAGCATCCATCATGAAAGTGGCACTAAATTGCTCTGCTGAATCTCCTGAAGAAAGAATCAACATGAAAGATGTCGTAGGAATGCTACAAAAGATCAAGATTCAACTTCTTTCATGCTCTACAA CCACTGCAGAAGTCAATCTCAAAACTGATGAAGCTGCTCTACTTGCTTTGAAATCCTATGTTACTTCTGATACTTACAATATCTTGACAAGCAACTGGACCTCAACTACTTCCGTTTGCAATTGGATTGGAGTCACCTGTGGCTCTCACCATCAAAGGATCATAACCTTGGATATTTCCAATATGGGATTAATAGGTACCATCCCTCCTCACTTGGGAAATCTGTCCTTTTTGGTTTCTCTTGATATCAGTAGCAACGGTTTCCAAGGAATTCTGCCACGAGAGTTGGCTAATTTGCATAGATTGGAGTTAATAAATGTCACTTCTAATAAGTTCACTGGAGATATTCCCTCGTGGTTCTCTCTTTTGCCAGAACTCCAGCACTTGCATCTAGCTTTTAACAGTTTCACAGGTATTATTCCACCAGATATTTGTAACGCTTCCAAACTTGAGAGTTTAGTCTTGGgatttgatcagttacaaggggAAATTCCAAATGAAATTGGTAATCTTCAGAAGTTGACTTGGTTGAGCTTGGGATCAAATCAGCTAACAGGCTCTGTACCACTTAGCCTGTACAACATTTCATCGTTACAACAATTGGTTTTGACAAAAAATAGTTTGTCTGGAAATCTTCCTGTCGATATATGCTTGAACCTTCCAGAACTTATGGTGCTTGCACTTTCTGACAATGAATTTGATGGTCAAATTCCTTTGGGGATAGATAAATGTTCAAAGCTTCAGATTTTGTCATTGTCATTCAACAAGTTCAGTGGATTGATACCTAAACAGATTGGGAACTTGAATGTGCTGTCTATTTTATATCTTGGTCGTAATGACTTGAAAG GTGAAATTCCAGAAGAGATTGGAAATCTTCGTAATCTAGAGATATTGGATGCACAGAACTGTAGCCTAAGTGGTCCTTTACCATCTTCTATAAGTAACTTAACTTCACTTCAATCACTCAATCTTTATGGCAATAATCTCTCTGGCACCTTGCCCCGGTATATATGTTTGAACATGCCTGATCTCAGAGCATTCAATCTTGGGAATAATTTCTTCAGTGGAAACATTCCAAAAGAATTTGGAAACTGCAGTTCACTTTCTGACCTCTTCCTAAGAGAAAACAACTTAACAG GTGAGTTACCAAGGGAGATTGGTAATCTTTTCAATTTGGGAAGATTAGATCTACATTACAATTTCTTAACAGGTCCTATTCCATCTACAATATTCAACATGTCAAACATAAGGGGCATTTCATTTTTAGGGAACTTCTTTACTGGAAGTCTACCATCAGATATAGGACTTGGTCTTCCTAATCTTGAAGAACTGTATCTTGGTTACAATAACCTGACTGGAGCCATCCCTAATTCTCTCTCAAATGCTTCCAATATTTTCCGGCTTGGGATTGGATATAATGACTTTTCTGGTCCTTTTCCGAGGTCGTTTGGTAATCTAAGACGTTTAGAGTACCTCAACGTGAACGGCAATCATTTCACAAGAGAGCCTTCATCTCCAGGATTGACTGTCTTTGATTCCTTGACAAATTGCAGACATTTGAGAAAACTGTGGATAGGTTATAATCCACTCAATGGAAATCTTCCGGCTTCTGTTGGAAATCTCTCAAGTTCTCTTGACTACATTTATGCTGATAATAGTGAAATCAGAGGCTACATTCCCAGTGAAATAGGAAATTTAAGTGGTTTGTCGTTCTTGTTACTTCAAGGCAATTATTTGAGTGGGTTCATTCCAAGAACAATAGGGAATTTAAAGAATCTTCAAGCATTGAATTTGTATGACAACAAAATGATAAGTGGACCTATCCCTGAGGAACTATGCAATTTAAAGAAATTAGGATTCTTGAGCTTGGGAAATAATGAGCTTTGCTGTTCTATACCAGTATGTTTAGGGAATATTACATCTCTTAGATACATTTACCTAGGTTCCAACAAATTGACTTTTAGCATACCTCCCAGCCTGTGGAACCTCAATGATCTCTTGCATCTTGATGTATCCTCAAATTCCTTAAAAAGCTCTCTACCTCCAGAAATTGGAAATCTGAAAGTCGCAACATTGCTGAATATATCGAAGAATCAAATCTCAGGAAGTATACCGAGCACAATTGAAGGCATGCAAAATATGGCTGAACTTTCTTTTGCAGAAAATAGACTAGAAGGGCCAATTCCAGAGTCAATGGGGAACATGGTCGCCTTGGAATCGCTAGACTTGTCTCATAACAAGCTCTCTGGTGGCATTCCCAAATCATTGGTAGCTCTTTCACATCTCAACTATCTTAATGTATCTAACAACAGATTGAGTGGTGAAATTCCAATTGGAGGTCCTTTCGTGAACTTCTCTTATGATTCATTCCTTTCAAATGAGGCATTATGTGGTGCTGCTAGGTTGCAGATACCAGCATGTAGGTCTAATTCTCCTagtaggaaaagaaaaaagaaggtgCTTCTTTTTGTGTTGATCTTGTTGGTGGCTTCTTCAGTAATAATGCTCTCAGTCATGCTCACCATCTTTTTGGTGATTAGAAGTCGAAAGAGGAAGACAAACATTGCTACTCATCAGGCGGATGCCTCTCCAGCCACGGTACATGGAAGAGTTTCATACCATGACCTTCAACAAGCAACCAACAGATTCGGTACAAGCAACTTGCTCGGTTCTGGAAGTTATGGCTCTGTTTACAAAGCAACATTTGGGAGTACTATAGTGGCCATTAAGGTATTCAACTTGCAAACAGAAGGCGCATTCAAGAGTTTTGACACAGAATGTGAAGTCTTACGCAACCTTCGTCATAGAAATCTGACCAAAGTCATCAATAGTTGCTCCAGCATTGATTTCAAAGCCTTGGTATTAGAGTACATGCCTAAGGGAAGCCTGGATGATTGGCTTCATTCTGAAACTTGTTCCTTAGATATAATGAAGAGAGTAGACATAATGATTGATGTGGGATCAGCATTAGACTATCTTCATCAAGGCTATTTTGTGCCCGTAGTTCACTGTGATCTAAAGCCTAGCAATGTCTTGCTCGACGAAGATATGGTTGCACATGTGAGTGACTTTGGCCTGGCAAAGCTATTAGGGGTAGGAGAAAGTATTGTACAAACCAAAACACTTGCAACCATTGGATACATTGCACCAG AGTTTGGATTGGAAGGACTCGTATCTACAAGGTGCGACATTTACAGCTACGGTGTCATGTTGATGGAAACCTTTACAAGAAAGAAACCAACGGATGGAATGTTTGCTGAAAATTTAAGCCTGAGGGAGCGGATAAGACAATCATGGCCACGCGGAATGGACGAGATAATAGACCCCGAGCTTATGATACCAGGGGAGAAGAACAAAACAGGAAAGGTGCAGTGCTTATCACCCATCATGGAATTAGCTCTGAGGTGCACTGCAGACTTGCTAGAGGAAAGAATGAATATCAAACATGTTCTTGCTCAACTGAAGAACATCAGAACTATGTTGGAAAATGTAATAAATCACTAA
- the LOC125849084 gene encoding LRR receptor-like serine/threonine-protein kinase FLS2 has product MTLMEKSLFYSQLAFLLLQCIVTSLAIKTETNITTDQFALLSLKSQIISDPFQLLSKSWSQDTSVCNWIGVTCGSRHNRVTSLNISNMGITGTIPQLFGNLTFLVSLDLTSNNFYGNLPQEMVRLRRLKLVKLTYNNFSGEVPSWFGFLAQLQVLTLKNNSFTGLIPSSLSNISNLEALDLAFNALEGNIPKDIGNLKNLRGLNLGNNNLTGSVPPSFSNATKLEKLILSNNFLHGNIPNEIGDLHNLNWLTIETNQLTGSIPFSIFNISTLETIGFSQNGLSGDLPTDLCERLPILKGLYLSFNKLQGHMPQSLSRCYELQLLSLSNNEFDGPIHSEIGMLSNLQTLYLGFNLFTGEIPQEIGDLGNLVMIGMERNQLTGSIPKSIFNISSLQLLSLQNNNLTGSLSREIGNLTMLQGLYLGQNRLTGEIPKEVSNLIELVDIDLGSNRFSGSFPMGIFNISGLRLIDLTDSTLSGTLPSNIGSMLPNIELLYLGGLTNLAGTVPHSLSNCSKLTVLDLSTNKLSGLIPNSLGDLTLLETLNLMENNLSSDQSSQELSFLTSLTNCRNLKELSLSFNPLNGMLPASVGNLSTSLEKIFASDCQIKGGIPNDIGNLSSLIYLYLYGNRLTGPIPGTLDSLGRLQELSLANNRLKGSIGDSLCELQKLGNIYLG; this is encoded by the exons ATGACACTCATGGAGAAATCCTTGTTCTATTCTCAATTAGCATTTTTGTTACTTCAATGTATAGTAACTAGCTTAGCTATCAAGACAGAAACCAATATTACGACTGATCAGTTCGCGCTTCTTTCCTTGAAATCTCAGATCATTTCTGACCCTTTTCAGCTCTTGTCCAAAAGCTGGTCTCAGGACACTTCTGTTTGCAATTGGATTGGAGTCACTTGTGGCTCTAGGCACAACAGAGTGACTTCCTTGAATATCTCCAACATGGGTATAACAGGAACCATCCCGCAACTTTTTGGGAACCTCACATTTCTTGTTTCTCTTGACTTGACAAGCAACAATTTCTATGGCAATCTGCCGCAAGAAATGGTTCGTTTGCGTAGATTGAAGCTTGTGAAATTGACTTATAACAATTTTAGTGGTGAAGTTCCTTCTTGGTTCGGTTTCTTAGCTCAACTTCAAGTTCTTACtcttaaaaataatagttttacTGGTTTAATCCCGTCTTCACTTTCTAACATTTCCAATCTTGAAGCTTTGGATTTAGCCTTCAATGCTTTAGAGGGAAACATCCCAAAAGACATTGGAAATCTTAAGAATTTGAGGGGCTTAAACCTGGGAAATAACAATCTTACTGGTTCTGTTCCTCCATCCTTTTCAAATGCCACAAAGCTGGAAAAGTTGATTCTTTCTAACAATTTCCTTCATGGAAACATCCCAAATGAGATCGGTGATCTTCACAACCTGAACTGGTTGACTATAGAAACTAATCAGCTTACAGGTTCTATACCCTtctcaattttcaatatttccacACTTGAGACTATTGGATTTTCCCAAAATGGTTTATCTGGTGACCTCCCTACTGATTTATGTGAGCGTCTTCCAATACTCAAAGGGCTTTATCTTTCTTTTAATAAGCTACAAGGTCATATGCCACAAAGCTTGTCAAGATGTTACGAACTTCAGCTATTGTCTCTATCGAATAATGAATTTGATGGACCGATACATAGTGAAATTGGGATGTTAAGTAACTTGCAGACCTTATATCTTGGTTTTAACCTTTTCACAG GGGAAATACCACAGGAAATTGGGGATCTTGGTAATTTGGTGATGATAGGCATGGAGAGAAACCAGCTTACAGGCTCTATACCCAAGTCCATATTCAATATTTCCTCACTACAACTTCTGTCACTGCAAAACAACAATCTTACTGGATCTTTATCGAGGGAGATTGGAAATCTTACTATGCTTCAAGGTTTATATCTTGGTCAAAACAGGCTTACAG GTGAAATACCAAAAGAGGTAAGCAATCTCATTGAGTTGGTGGACATTGATTTGGGGAGTAACAGATTCAGTGGTTCATTTCCTATGGGGATTTTCAACATCTCAGGACTGAGATTGATTGATCTTACAGATAGTACTCTATCGGGAACACTCCCATCGAATATAGGTTCTATGCTTCCCAACATTGAACTTCTTTATCTAGGTGGCCTAACGAACCTTGCTGGGACTGTACCTCATTCTCTCTCAAATTGCTCAAAACTAACTGTTCTAGACCTTTCAACGAACAAACTTTCCGGCTTGATTCCCAACTCTCTTGGAGATTTGACACTCCTAGAGACCCTAAACTTGATGGAAAACAATTTAAGCAGTGATCAGTCTTCTCAAGAACTTAGCTTCTTAACTTCATTGACAAACTGCAGAAATCTAAAAGAACTGAGTCTTTCCTTTAACCCTCTAAATGGTATGCTTCCAGCCTCAGTTGGGAACCTTTCAACTTCTCTTGAAAAAATTTTCGCTTCTGATTGCCAAATTAAAGGTGGAATTCCAAATGATATAGGGAATTTAAGCAGCTTAATCTACTTGTATCTATATGGGAACAGATTGACTGGACCAATTCCCGGGACACTTGACAGCTTAGGCAGGCTACAGGAATTGTCTTTGGCTAACAACAGGCTGAAAGGATCTATTGGAGATAGCCTATGTGAATTGCAGAAGTTGGGTAACATATACTTAGGTTGA